From uncultured Desulfobacter sp.:
TCAGATATCCAGGATGCCGGCACTTACGCGATCTGTTCCATTTAACCTTAAAGATTACACAGGCACATATTTTTATTACAATTGTTTTCATCTGCCGCCTTTTTTGGAAGACAAACAGTCTGTGGTGCTGCAAACCCTTCTTGACTGCTCGTTCAGGACCTTTCATGCGCAGTTTTCCTCCATGGCGCACACATCATTTATTTCAGATCATATCCAAAATTTCCCCTTAAGAGTTTTGGGCATTATTTATAATAAGCCGGTAAGACTATGTGGCGAAAACCCCAATATAAAAAAAAAAAATATGAACGATCCTGACAACGATATTGAACTGTTATGCAGGACATTGGGCCTTTCATTCTTTCACATGGATAATCTGCATACGGATACCATAAATGAATTAAACTTGCAGGCGAAAAACATTATTAAAAAATTAAAGCCTGAACAAGAGACAATCATTTGGGAAACAAACGAAGCTCTGACAAAACAGATATGCCATTACAACTTTGAACTGCCCCTTGGCTCTTTAAAACAAAAAACACCCTACCAGGCCATGGAAGCACATTACACCCAATTCCCAAACAGTTTTAAACACAAGCCCATGCCATCGTTCAATATCTCATTTATAACCACGGAAGACACTGAAAGCACTGAAAGTTAGGGCGTCAAGCGCTCAATCTGTACTTTTGGATGACTGCAGAAGCTGCTTCCAGGAACCCGCAGCCGGCACTACGAAGAACATAACTCTCTTCTTCAAGAATCAAACTCATTTCCGTGCTCTTCCGTGTTTTCCGTGGTTCAGCATATTGTTAAAATTTTATCACTATTAAAATCTCAACTGATTGGTTTTATTTAAATACAATATTAATATTAAAATTCAATAAGATATAAACTTCAAACAGGTGAGACCTTCATCCTTTTCCATGTTCCGTTATAGTTGTCGATTAAAGGTTCCCTTTTTTCATCACGATAACATACCAGAACAACGGATTAATCCAAGCGGCCGGCCCCCGCTAAAACCTTTAACCCATTCATCAGACGGATCTGACGAATGAACCAAGTGACCCGGCAATGATGCTGGGCGCTTAACTACCCAAATTCACGGAGGAAATAACATGGCTTTAAGTATCAACACCAACGTTGCGGCACTCACTGCGCATAGAAACATGGTGGCCAACGACAACAACATGACAACATCCCTGACCCGTCTTTCCACAGGTTTGAGAATCAACTCAGCTGCGGACGATGCGTCCGGTCTGACCATTGCTGATTCTTTGGCAGCACAGGCAGACGGTCTTGGCCAGGGTATCCGGAACGCCAATGACGGTGTTTCCATTGTCCAAACCGCAGACGGCGCACTTGAAGAATCTGTAAACATCGTTAATACCATTAAAACCAAAGCCATCCAGGCTGCATCCGACACCCAGACCACGACGACCCGGTCAGCCATCCAGGAAGATATTGACAAGCTAATGGAAGAGTTGGATAGCATTGCCACCACCACATCCTACAACGGCATGCAGCTTCTTAACGGCACTTACACCAACAAAGTCATTCAGACCGGTTCTTCTGCCAATCAGACGTCTTCCATCAGCATCGGTGATACTGAATCTGATTCCATAGGCCATATTTCAACAGCTACTTTGGCACTGGATAATGAAGAAGGCAGCACCGTTCAGTTATCCATCACTTCAGGCATCACCGGCGAAGAGATAGCACTGGAATCGATGACCATTGAAGCCAATAACAAAGAAGAAAACGGTCTTGGCGCACTGGCCGATGAAATTAACACGGTTTCCGGCTTTACTGGCGTCTCTGCAATAGCTGTTGTGGAAACCACCGTTGAGAATGCTATTCAGGAAGGCACCACGGGTTCCGACTTTGCTATCAACGGCGTAACTATC
This genomic window contains:
- a CDS encoding winged helix-turn-helix transcriptional regulator — its product is MKIRLHKNATTTPAQRAYIQNNPHLSVADLAKKTGVSKTTIRRWRNRMDVYDRPHTPKRIKTALAPIEEIKIIICRMAFRAGLDDLLQISNSFFKINCSRASLNRCLKRYQISRMPALTRSVPFNLKDYTGTYFYYNCFHLPPFLEDKQSVVLQTLLDCSFRTFHAQFSSMAHTSFISDHIQNFPLRVLGIIYNKPVRLCGENPNIKKKNMNDPDNDIELLCRTLGLSFFHMDNLHTDTINELNLQAKNIIKKLKPEQETIIWETNEALTKQICHYNFELPLGSLKQKTPYQAMEAHYTQFPNSFKHKPMPSFNISFITTEDTESTES